From the Billgrantia sulfidoxydans genome, one window contains:
- a CDS encoding type II secretion system F family protein, with product MDLSSLLNIELSDQTIVIGMVFIAAFLLMQSFLVPAFGENRQAQKRLKKRLQAISGEARTGQVSLVRSQYLRELSPLERAIERLPGLARVRQLVEQSGQETPAYRVVLYSICLGGIAGVLGFLLLPQPLLGVPLGLGVASLPFMRLLRLRNQRLAKFEEQLPDALIIMSRALRAGHPFSDAMHLVAEEMAEPIAGEFRTTFMEISYGGDMRNAMLGLLRRVQSVTVMIFVTSVLIQKETGGNLAELLDGLASVVRDRFRFQRKVKTLSAQGRMAAWILSLLPFVLAGVLTVVSPNFIPMLTQDPVGRQLVVAAFVMIVIGILWMRKIVRIEV from the coding sequence CTGCTGATGCAGAGCTTTTTGGTGCCCGCGTTCGGCGAGAACCGCCAGGCACAGAAGCGGCTCAAGAAGCGCCTGCAGGCGATCTCCGGCGAGGCCAGGACGGGGCAGGTCTCGCTGGTGCGGAGTCAGTACCTGCGTGAGCTCTCGCCGCTGGAGCGGGCAATCGAGCGACTGCCAGGCTTGGCGCGCGTGCGCCAACTGGTCGAACAGAGCGGACAAGAGACGCCGGCCTACCGCGTGGTGCTCTACTCGATCTGCCTGGGCGGCATCGCGGGTGTGCTGGGTTTCCTGCTGCTGCCTCAACCCCTTCTCGGCGTGCCGCTGGGGCTGGGTGTGGCGTCGTTGCCCTTCATGCGCCTGCTGCGCCTGCGCAACCAGCGTCTTGCCAAGTTCGAGGAGCAGCTTCCCGATGCGTTGATCATCATGTCCCGGGCGCTGCGTGCCGGCCACCCGTTCAGCGATGCCATGCATCTGGTGGCCGAGGAGATGGCCGAGCCCATCGCCGGCGAGTTTCGCACCACCTTCATGGAGATCAGCTACGGCGGCGACATGCGCAATGCCATGCTGGGCCTGCTGCGGCGGGTGCAGAGCGTGACGGTGATGATCTTCGTCACCTCGGTGCTGATTCAGAAGGAAACCGGTGGCAATCTCGCCGAGTTGCTCGATGGCCTGGCCTCGGTAGTGCGCGATCGCTTCCGCTTCCAGCGCAAGGTGAAGACGCTTTCCGCCCAGGGGCGCATGGCGGCCTGGATCCTGTCATTGCTGCCGTTCGTTCTCGCCGGCGTGCTTACCGTGGTCTCGCCCAATTTCATCCCCATGCTGACCCAGGACCCGGTCGGGCGCCAGCTGGTGGTCGCGGCCTTCGTGATGATCGTCATCGGCATCCTGTGGATGCGCAAGATCGTGCGCATCGAGGTATAG
- a CDS encoding type II secretion system F family protein, which yields MERLMQWLQPLSDRFEDPESIQLAFASLLGLAIFALLIAVMFVVMGLSDPLRRRLRSLEASGASGTANAETGLREWLGPMGERLVPTEEEARSRIALELRRAGKRSPGAVNLFFGVRLLLTVVPPILLLLVVVPFVRLEPVVSVMLVAGSAIAGYLLPRFWLERAIKRRTRLLRRGLPDALDLLVVCSEAGLGLAAAIQRVARDLEISHPELAEELHLFGLQTRAGMDNKAALRDLEERTGVDDIRGLVTTLLQSMRFGTSIAMTLRLFAVELRDKRTQEAEEKAAKVSTKMLFPLIFCVFPSFFVVALGPPLLGAMAALAGR from the coding sequence ATGGAACGATTGATGCAGTGGCTGCAGCCGCTCAGCGACAGGTTCGAGGACCCCGAGTCAATCCAGCTGGCCTTCGCCAGCCTGCTGGGCTTGGCCATCTTTGCCCTGCTGATTGCCGTCATGTTCGTGGTCATGGGACTGTCCGATCCGCTGCGCCGCCGCCTGCGCAGCCTGGAAGCGAGCGGCGCCAGCGGTACGGCGAATGCGGAAACCGGCCTGCGCGAATGGCTTGGGCCCATGGGCGAACGGCTCGTGCCCACCGAGGAAGAAGCACGCAGCCGTATCGCCCTGGAGTTGCGCCGGGCCGGCAAGCGCTCTCCCGGGGCGGTCAACCTCTTCTTTGGCGTTCGCCTGTTGCTCACCGTGGTGCCGCCCATTCTGCTGTTGCTGGTGGTCGTGCCCTTCGTGCGCCTGGAGCCGGTGGTCAGCGTGATGCTGGTGGCAGGGTCGGCGATCGCCGGTTACCTGTTGCCGCGCTTCTGGTTGGAGCGTGCGATCAAGCGTCGCACGCGGCTGCTGCGGCGTGGCCTACCGGATGCCCTGGACCTGCTGGTGGTGTGCAGCGAGGCGGGGCTGGGCCTGGCGGCGGCGATCCAGCGCGTGGCGCGCGATCTGGAAATCAGCCACCCGGAGCTGGCCGAGGAGCTGCATCTGTTCGGCCTGCAGACCCGCGCCGGCATGGACAACAAGGCGGCGTTGCGCGATCTGGAGGAGCGCACTGGCGTCGACGACATTCGTGGTCTCGTCACCACCCTGCTGCAGAGCATGCGCTTCGGCACCAGTATCGCCATGACGTTGCGCCTGTTTGCCGTGGAACTGCGTGACAAGCGCACCCAGGAAGCCGAAGAGAAGGCCGCCAAGGTCAGCACCAAGATGCTCTTCCCGCTGATCTTCTGCGTCTTTCCCAGTTTCTTCGTGGTGGCCCTGGGGCCCCCGCTGCTGGGCGCCATGGCGGCCTTGGCCGGTCGTTGA
- a CDS encoding tetratricopeptide repeat protein, with product MKLTLKNTVVGISLALLLGGCASNAQRQSGSDPYASLGDGGSSVEYSTAFPVASPEEAYRNGAAALRGNDVDRALFEYLRGLRMEKSPKADPLYRIGIIHHGRGNHDLAEKAYRWAMEIDGSHMGARTALGIVLLEQRDYDNAEQQLQPLASRPDVPWQAHNALGVIADIRGDFERARRHYEKALEASPSTPLVLNNLGYSRYLAGDWEGARLSLRRAVSANPRYELAWRNLGLVYAREGDFETAIEAVARNGDRAKAYNDIGYISMLEGRYEDAMGFFDEAMRLSPAYYVTASENARNLEGLLRRNGDSRGVRAN from the coding sequence ATGAAACTCACGCTCAAGAACACGGTTGTCGGTATCTCACTGGCCCTGTTGCTGGGAGGCTGTGCCAGCAACGCCCAGCGCCAGTCAGGCTCGGATCCCTATGCGTCACTGGGGGATGGGGGCTCGTCGGTCGAGTACAGCACGGCGTTTCCCGTTGCCTCGCCCGAAGAGGCCTACCGCAACGGGGCGGCTGCCCTGCGCGGCAACGACGTCGACCGGGCACTGTTCGAGTACCTGCGCGGTCTGCGCATGGAGAAGTCGCCCAAGGCGGACCCTCTCTATCGAATCGGCATCATTCACCATGGCCGCGGCAATCACGACCTGGCCGAGAAGGCGTATCGCTGGGCCATGGAGATCGACGGCAGCCACATGGGGGCGCGCACCGCGCTGGGCATCGTGCTGCTCGAACAGCGCGACTACGACAATGCCGAACAGCAATTGCAGCCGCTCGCCTCACGTCCCGATGTGCCCTGGCAAGCGCATAACGCCCTGGGGGTGATCGCCGACATCCGCGGCGACTTCGAACGGGCTCGGCGCCACTACGAAAAGGCGCTGGAGGCAAGCCCCAGCACACCGCTGGTGCTCAACAACCTGGGTTATTCGCGCTACCTGGCCGGTGACTGGGAAGGCGCGCGACTCTCCCTGCGCCGTGCGGTGAGCGCCAACCCCCGCTACGAGCTGGCCTGGCGCAACCTGGGCCTGGTCTATGCCCGCGAGGGCGACTTCGAGACGGCAATCGAGGCGGTGGCGCGCAACGGCGACCGGGCCAAGGCCTACAACGATATCGGCTACATCTCGATGCTCGAAGGGCGCTACGAGGATGCCATGGGCTTCTTTGACGAGGCGATGCGCCTCTCGCCGGCTTATTACGTCACCGCCAGCGAGAACGCCAGGAACCTGGAGGGGCTGCTGCGCCGAAACGGCGACAGTCGAGGTGTGCGTGCGAACTGA
- a CDS encoding TadE/TadG family type IV pilus assembly protein, producing MKGNRFQGRSLRRQQGTETVEFAISATLLFLLLFGIIEFSVALFDKATLTNASREGARRGILFEPAPRDLVAEDNAIEQAIRDYAEQYLISLGGTAEMVIDIQRSDVNMPPGSEVTVTVDYPYQFLLLPSFLGTLGGVLELSSTTTMRAE from the coding sequence ATGAAGGGGAACAGGTTTCAAGGCAGGTCACTTCGCCGACAGCAGGGCACCGAGACCGTGGAATTCGCCATCTCGGCCACACTCTTGTTCCTCCTGCTGTTTGGAATCATCGAGTTCAGTGTCGCGCTCTTCGACAAGGCGACGCTGACCAATGCCAGCCGGGAAGGGGCCAGAAGGGGGATCCTGTTCGAGCCTGCGCCTCGCGATCTCGTCGCCGAGGACAATGCCATCGAGCAAGCGATCCGTGACTATGCCGAGCAGTACCTGATATCGCTTGGCGGGACGGCCGAGATGGTTATCGACATTCAGCGGTCCGATGTCAACATGCCGCCTGGCAGTGAAGTCACCGTTACCGTTGACTATCCCTATCAGTTCCTGCTGTTGCCCAGCTTTCTCGGAACATTGGGCGGCGTCCTGGAGCTCTCTTCCACCACTACCATGCGAGCGGAATGA
- a CDS encoding TadG family pilus assembly protein: protein MNTSQRQAGWRHGSPRRQGGVSIVLVTLALFMLLAFTALSVDGGNLFVARNELQNASDAGALAGARFLYVKDGSRVNDGTEPYDGVNYKSAEAWATEAAQSNNSQKETVEVLSVQRGHWSFGLAPGSTRGFTPNMSDVEPVDLAGKTAEELDSNPSFINAVEVVTARDQTPVEAFFGRVLGFDEGYKASARAVAYIGFAGKLRPEDVDQPIAMCREAITDGDTYSCDVGRFIPEGDQTGGWTNFQHDDSGASSASELKALICGDGNPEEMRFGEDISTNNGQVQAAFQALYDCWVEETDKERLWNLTLPVVDCQDGIAPSNPLVGAVNLNIAWIVDQANKIDDDAPWQMEEPPEDSEGVSPGTWSNADPDGVTRWDDFVTAMNIRDSDGDLAKWSSDSQESGWRQKSIYFLPSCSYHEPKGQTGGENFGILAEIPVLVD, encoded by the coding sequence ATGAATACCAGTCAACGACAAGCAGGTTGGCGCCATGGCTCTCCTCGACGGCAGGGAGGGGTTTCCATTGTTCTGGTGACGCTGGCGCTCTTCATGCTGCTGGCCTTTACGGCGCTCTCGGTAGACGGTGGAAATCTGTTCGTAGCAAGGAATGAACTGCAGAATGCCTCTGATGCCGGTGCATTGGCCGGGGCTCGCTTCCTGTACGTGAAGGACGGCTCGCGAGTCAATGACGGTACCGAACCCTATGATGGGGTCAACTACAAGAGTGCCGAAGCCTGGGCAACGGAGGCGGCCCAGTCTAACAATAGCCAGAAAGAGACTGTCGAAGTGCTGAGTGTCCAACGAGGCCACTGGAGTTTTGGTCTGGCCCCTGGTTCTACGCGAGGCTTCACACCCAACATGTCTGATGTGGAACCTGTGGACCTGGCCGGGAAGACAGCCGAAGAGTTAGATAGCAACCCAAGCTTCATCAACGCCGTCGAGGTGGTGACAGCCCGGGATCAGACACCAGTGGAGGCCTTCTTCGGTCGCGTGCTGGGGTTCGACGAGGGCTACAAGGCGTCGGCCCGGGCGGTGGCGTACATTGGCTTTGCCGGCAAACTGCGCCCGGAGGACGTCGACCAGCCTATCGCCATGTGCCGCGAAGCCATTACGGATGGGGATACCTATTCATGCGATGTGGGGCGCTTCATTCCCGAAGGCGATCAGACGGGGGGCTGGACCAATTTCCAGCACGATGATAGCGGAGCCTCAAGTGCCAGTGAGTTGAAGGCCTTGATTTGTGGCGACGGCAACCCCGAAGAGATGCGCTTCGGTGAGGATATTTCCACCAATAACGGCCAGGTACAGGCCGCTTTCCAGGCGCTCTACGACTGCTGGGTAGAAGAGACAGACAAGGAACGCTTGTGGAACCTCACGTTACCCGTCGTTGACTGCCAGGATGGCATTGCGCCAAGCAACCCTCTGGTGGGAGCAGTCAATCTGAACATCGCCTGGATCGTAGATCAAGCCAACAAGATCGATGACGATGCGCCTTGGCAAATGGAGGAGCCTCCCGAAGATAGTGAGGGAGTGTCTCCTGGCACTTGGTCCAATGCCGATCCTGATGGTGTGACGCGCTGGGATGACTTTGTCACTGCGATGAATATTCGAGATTCCGACGGCGATCTAGCAAAGTGGAGCAGTGATTCGCAGGAGAGCGGCTGGCGCCAGAAGAGTATCTATTTTCTGCCTAGCTGTAGTTACCACGAACCCAAGGGTCAGACCGGCGGCGAGAACTTCGGCATTCTCGCGGAAATACCCGTTCTGGTGGATTGA
- a CDS encoding helix-turn-helix transcriptional regulator: MSTHAYVLVVLRTLNNPVEKEYVRALRKKGYTIEFVTQEQDPLPILLSHPPIAACFEYDYPDLQGLTDLRQAKQRAASVPLLMITQAHSESLAVWAFRTRVWDYFVQPVDLSRFMAVMESLFQLRSANAGTPARKQVAELSNQIPPEARLHCHSANHQRIQLDRAISYIEQHLHQKVVQADVAEQCGLTPFQLSRLFRKLTDNTFQGFLLERRIEEAKRLLANPRMSVTDVCFSVGFRDLSYFTRTFQKHMGKTPTLYRQGLFHHDTSPLPLASSENAAPPPCMEGEMVAVPVGNARD; this comes from the coding sequence ATGTCCACCCACGCCTACGTTCTCGTTGTGCTACGTACGCTCAATAACCCCGTGGAAAAGGAGTATGTACGAGCCCTGCGAAAAAAAGGTTATACGATCGAGTTCGTCACACAAGAGCAGGACCCCCTCCCCATCCTGCTCTCTCATCCGCCCATCGCCGCCTGCTTCGAGTACGACTACCCCGATTTGCAGGGCCTGACCGACTTGAGGCAGGCCAAGCAGCGTGCCGCCTCGGTGCCCCTGCTCATGATCACCCAGGCCCATTCGGAGAGCCTGGCGGTATGGGCCTTCCGCACCCGGGTATGGGATTACTTCGTCCAGCCGGTCGACCTCTCCCGATTCATGGCGGTCATGGAGAGCCTCTTTCAGCTGCGCTCGGCCAACGCCGGCACGCCGGCGAGAAAGCAGGTGGCGGAGTTGAGCAACCAGATCCCCCCCGAAGCCCGGCTTCACTGCCACTCGGCCAACCATCAGCGCATCCAGCTGGACCGCGCCATCAGCTACATCGAGCAGCACCTGCACCAGAAAGTGGTCCAGGCCGACGTCGCCGAGCAGTGCGGCCTCACCCCCTTCCAGCTCAGCCGGCTGTTTCGCAAGCTCACCGACAATACCTTTCAGGGATTCCTGCTGGAACGACGCATCGAGGAGGCCAAGCGGCTGCTCGCCAATCCCAGGATGTCGGTCACGGATGTCTGCTTCAGCGTCGGTTTTCGCGACCTCTCCTATTTCACGCGTACCTTCCAGAAGCACATGGGGAAGACGCCGACGCTATATCGTCAGGGGCTCTTTCACCACGACACCTCCCCCTTACCCCTCGCCTCGTCCGAGAACGCCGCGCCTCCCCCCTGCATGGAGGGTGAAATGGTGGCTGTGCCAGTGGGCAACGCTCGTGACTGA
- a CDS encoding NAD(P)/FAD-dependent oxidoreductase — protein MPSSRFDVVIVGAGAAGLMCALTAGHAGRRVLVLDHANKPGKKILMSGGGRCNFTNLASGPANFFSANPHFCISALKRYRPEHFVELVERHGLDYVEKAPGQLFCAHSAKALLDVLLTECEWAGVELRLKTSIERIEAAGEGMRLATSMGRIEAGAVVIATGGLSIPTMGATGFGYDVARQFGLGVTATRPALVPFTLTSQWKARVADLAGVSCDVAVSAVRGGQRLGPGRERRYREPMLFTHRGLSGPGMLQISSYWQPGDELEIDLLPGLDLPAALAEARRTTPRRQLSTWLGENLPRRLAQALVEWHGEDPVLAELSNARIEAWQQRLGRWCLKPAGTEGWRTAEVTLGGVDTAPISSKDFSVEGVPQLRFIGEVLDVTGELGGHNFQWAWASGVACGLAL, from the coding sequence ATGCCGTCTTCAAGGTTCGACGTCGTGATCGTCGGTGCGGGTGCCGCCGGGTTGATGTGTGCGCTCACGGCGGGTCATGCGGGGCGGCGCGTGCTGGTGCTCGACCACGCCAACAAGCCCGGCAAGAAGATCCTGATGTCGGGGGGCGGGCGCTGCAACTTCACCAACCTGGCCAGCGGGCCGGCCAACTTCTTCTCGGCCAATCCGCACTTCTGCATCTCGGCGCTGAAGCGCTATCGCCCGGAGCACTTCGTCGAACTGGTGGAGCGGCACGGCCTCGATTACGTGGAGAAGGCGCCGGGCCAGCTGTTCTGCGCCCATTCCGCCAAGGCGCTGCTCGACGTGCTGCTCACCGAATGCGAGTGGGCCGGAGTGGAACTGCGCTTGAAGACCTCCATCGAGCGCATCGAGGCCGCCGGCGAGGGCATGCGGCTCGCCACCTCCATGGGGCGTATCGAGGCCGGTGCCGTGGTGATCGCCACCGGCGGTCTGTCGATCCCCACCATGGGGGCCACCGGCTTCGGCTATGACGTCGCCCGCCAGTTCGGCCTGGGGGTGACCGCGACGCGCCCGGCGCTGGTGCCGTTCACGCTGACTTCGCAATGGAAGGCGCGGGTGGCCGACCTGGCCGGCGTGAGCTGCGACGTGGCGGTCAGCGCCGTACGTGGCGGCCAGCGCCTGGGGCCGGGGCGCGAGCGTCGCTATCGCGAGCCGATGCTGTTCACCCACCGCGGCCTGTCCGGCCCCGGCATGCTGCAGATCTCGAGTTACTGGCAACCGGGCGACGAACTCGAGATCGACCTGCTGCCCGGGCTGGACCTGCCCGCAGCGCTTGCCGAGGCGCGCCGGACCACGCCGCGCCGCCAGCTCTCCACCTGGCTCGGCGAGAACTTGCCGCGTCGCCTGGCCCAGGCACTGGTCGAGTGGCACGGCGAGGATCCTGTCCTGGCCGAACTCTCCAATGCCCGCATCGAGGCGTGGCAGCAGCGCCTGGGGCGTTGGTGCCTCAAGCCGGCCGGCACCGAGGGTTGGCGCACCGCCGAGGTGACCCTGGGCGGGGTCGACACCGCACCGATATCGTCGAAGGACTTCAGCGTCGAGGGGGTGCCTCAGCTGCGTTTCATTGGCGAAGTGCTCGACGTTACCGGTGAGCTCGGCGGCCACAACTTCCAGTGGGCCTGGGCTTCCGGCGTGGCCTGCGGTCTGGCGCTGTAG
- the egtB gene encoding ergothioneine biosynthesis protein EgtB encodes MPPLAHELKAHHQLDTSDTQHKKEWLRRYQRVRRASEQLCEPLCTEDYVIQSMDDVSPPKWHLAHVTWFFEAFLLAPFQPRYRTPDPAYDSLFNSYYETHGVPFPRPRRGTLSRPTVADVYRFRAHVDAAMASLLESPPPEHAAEILRRVELGLHHEQQHQELLLMDIKHILAQNPLCPVYRDDLAPPVAAEPGEPAWLEHDAGIREIGHDLQSGFAYDNEGPVHRQFLEAFQLASRPVTNGEYLAFIEDGGYARPELWLSDGWQQVGQAGWQAPLYWVQRDGEWYHFTLGGLRPVDRQAPVAHVSFFEADAYARWAGARLPSEAEWEVAARDVGVAGNFVERDHLQPVAAAARGRAARQLYGDVWEWTGSAYRPYPGYRPLPGTLGEYNGKFMSGQMVLRGGCCATPVDHIRSTYRNFFPPHARWAFSGFRLAREA; translated from the coding sequence ATGCCCCCGCTAGCCCACGAGTTGAAAGCTCACCACCAGTTGGATACCTCCGATACACAGCACAAGAAGGAGTGGCTGAGACGTTACCAGCGCGTTCGCCGCGCCTCAGAGCAGCTCTGCGAGCCGCTTTGCACCGAGGACTACGTGATCCAGAGCATGGATGACGTCAGTCCACCGAAGTGGCATCTCGCCCACGTCACCTGGTTCTTCGAAGCTTTCCTCCTCGCTCCCTTTCAGCCTCGCTACCGAACGCCCGACCCCGCCTACGACTCTCTGTTCAATTCCTACTACGAGACTCACGGCGTGCCGTTTCCGCGGCCCCGGCGCGGAACGCTGTCGCGTCCCACGGTGGCCGATGTCTACCGCTTCCGCGCCCATGTCGATGCGGCCATGGCGTCACTGCTCGAGTCGCCTCCGCCCGAGCATGCCGCCGAGATCCTGCGCCGCGTCGAGCTGGGGCTTCACCACGAGCAGCAGCACCAGGAGCTGCTGCTCATGGACATCAAGCACATCCTGGCCCAGAACCCGCTGTGCCCGGTCTATCGCGACGACCTGGCACCGCCGGTGGCGGCGGAACCCGGTGAGCCGGCCTGGCTCGAGCATGACGCCGGTATCCGCGAGATCGGCCACGACCTGCAATCGGGCTTTGCCTACGACAACGAGGGACCGGTCCATCGCCAGTTCCTCGAAGCGTTCCAACTGGCCAGCCGCCCGGTGACCAACGGCGAGTACCTGGCCTTCATCGAGGACGGCGGCTACGCGCGCCCCGAGCTGTGGCTCTCCGATGGCTGGCAGCAGGTCGGCCAGGCGGGCTGGCAGGCGCCGCTGTATTGGGTCCAGCGTGACGGCGAGTGGTATCACTTTACCTTGGGCGGGCTGCGGCCGGTGGACCGGCAGGCGCCGGTGGCCCATGTCAGCTTCTTCGAGGCCGACGCCTATGCCCGTTGGGCGGGGGCACGTCTGCCCAGCGAGGCGGAGTGGGAGGTGGCCGCCAGGGACGTGGGCGTAGCGGGCAACTTCGTCGAGCGCGACCACCTGCAGCCGGTGGCGGCCGCGGCCCGGGGGCGGGCCGCGCGCCAGTTGTACGGCGACGTCTGGGAGTGGACCGGCAGCGCCTACCGGCCCTATCCCGGCTATCGCCCGCTGCCGGGCACGCTGGGGGAGTACAACGGCAAGTTCATGTCCGGGCAGATGGTGCTGCGCGGTGGCTGCTGCGCCACACCGGTCGATCACATCCGGTCGACCTACCGCAACTTCTTCCCGCCCCATGCCCGCTGGGCATTTTCCGGTTTCCGGCTCGCCAGGGAGGCTTGA
- the egtD gene encoding L-histidine N(alpha)-methyltransferase — MDPLVRFHDQHPPEAAGSLCEELLAGLTASPKCTSPKFFYDRRGSELFDAICLQPEYYPTRTEEAILRAAAADIAEVVGRDATLIELGSGASRKVRLLLEALHPACYLGVDISRDFLLESTRCLAVDHPWLEVHAAWADFTRPMAWPEGLAGERPVAFFPGSSIGNFTPEEAESFLEGLAALLPPGGGLLVGVDLIKDRAILDAAYNDAAGVTAAFNLNLLRRLRHEFEAEVELDGFRHRAFYNEADSRIEMHLVSLHDQAIRIAGERVDFEAGESLHTENSYKYSIAGFRELAGRAGFEPRAHWTDRDSLFCIHYLERAG; from the coding sequence ATGGATCCGCTCGTACGCTTTCACGACCAGCACCCGCCGGAGGCGGCGGGTTCGCTCTGCGAGGAGCTGCTGGCAGGCCTCACCGCCTCGCCCAAGTGCACGTCGCCCAAGTTCTTCTACGACCGGCGCGGCTCCGAGCTGTTCGACGCCATCTGCCTGCAGCCCGAGTACTACCCGACCCGCACCGAGGAGGCGATCCTGCGCGCCGCCGCCGCGGACATCGCTGAAGTGGTGGGTCGTGACGCCACCCTGATCGAGCTGGGCAGCGGCGCCAGCCGCAAGGTGCGCCTGCTGCTCGAGGCGTTGCACCCGGCCTGCTACCTGGGCGTGGACATCTCCCGCGACTTCCTGCTCGAGAGCACTCGCTGCCTGGCGGTGGATCATCCCTGGCTCGAGGTGCATGCCGCCTGGGCCGACTTCACGCGCCCCATGGCCTGGCCGGAGGGCCTGGCGGGTGAGCGCCCCGTAGCCTTCTTTCCCGGCTCGAGCATCGGCAACTTCACCCCCGAGGAGGCCGAAAGCTTCCTCGAAGGGCTGGCCGCGCTGCTGCCGCCGGGCGGGGGACTGCTCGTCGGCGTCGACCTGATCAAGGACCGGGCGATCCTCGATGCGGCCTACAACGACGCGGCCGGCGTGACCGCGGCCTTCAACCTCAACCTGCTGCGGCGCCTGCGACACGAGTTCGAAGCCGAGGTCGAGCTGGACGGGTTTCGCCATCGCGCCTTCTACAACGAGGCCGATTCACGCATCGAGATGCATCTGGTGAGCCTGCACGACCAGGCTATCCGCATCGCGGGGGAGCGGGTCGACTTCGAGGCCGGCGAGAGCCTGCATACCGAAAATTCCTACAAGTACAGCATCGCCGGCTTTCGCGAGCTGGCCGGCCGCGCGGGTTTCGAGCCGAGGGCGCACTGGACCGACCGTGACTCGCTGTTCTGCATCCACTATCTGGAGCGTGCGGGCTGA
- a CDS encoding TetR/AcrR family transcriptional regulator gives MTMIAIQDSSTSEASPFADRIVDEAVRQAETHGWRAVRLSEVARSLELPMSVVLERFRDMDDVANAWFQRGWRAMLAAKPDTFDDWPERVRIEHCLQAWFDAYAAHRQVTVQMLKAKAHLPHPHTWVPMVFDLSRTVQWLREAARLEARYGTRRAQVEEMALTSLFLAALAVWASDTSEGQRRTRRFIEKRLKRGESWMKWVPGVAHRRHHAEAQL, from the coding sequence ATGACCATGATCGCGATTCAGGATTCCTCCACCTCCGAGGCGTCCCCCTTCGCCGACCGTATCGTCGACGAGGCCGTGCGCCAGGCCGAGACGCACGGCTGGCGGGCGGTGCGGCTGTCCGAGGTGGCACGCAGCCTGGAGCTGCCGATGTCCGTGGTGCTGGAGCGCTTTCGCGACATGGACGACGTGGCCAACGCCTGGTTCCAGCGGGGCTGGCGCGCCATGCTGGCCGCGAAGCCCGACACCTTCGACGACTGGCCGGAGCGGGTGCGGATCGAGCACTGCCTGCAGGCCTGGTTCGATGCCTACGCGGCGCATCGGCAGGTGACCGTTCAAATGCTCAAGGCCAAGGCGCACCTGCCGCATCCGCATACCTGGGTGCCGATGGTCTTCGACCTGTCGCGCACCGTCCAGTGGCTGCGCGAGGCGGCGCGTCTCGAGGCGCGCTACGGCACCCGGCGTGCCCAGGTGGAGGAGATGGCACTGACCAGCCTGTTCCTGGCGGCGCTGGCGGTATGGGCCTCCGACACCAGCGAGGGCCAGCGTCGCACGCGTCGCTTCATCGAGAAACGCCTCAAGCGCGGCGAGAGCTGGATGAAGTGGGTCCCGGGCGTGGCTCACCGGCGCCATCACGCCGAGGCGCAGCTATAG
- a CDS encoding YqjK family protein, whose product MTRRDSDRNRRQSRAQRKAALVAAIEQQRIDILVEAERWQHASAALDAGWQRIKRYRGLVYLAGGALLVGGARHPSSLLRMVRRLAAGGLLLNRARRILQQVR is encoded by the coding sequence GTGACCCGTCGCGACAGTGACCGAAACCGCCGGCAGTCCCGTGCGCAGCGCAAGGCCGCCCTCGTTGCCGCCATCGAGCAGCAGCGCATCGACATCCTGGTCGAGGCGGAGCGCTGGCAACACGCCTCCGCGGCCCTCGATGCGGGCTGGCAGCGCATCAAGCGCTATCGGGGGCTGGTGTACCTGGCCGGCGGCGCCCTGCTGGTCGGCGGCGCACGCCACCCCAGCTCGCTGCTGCGCATGGTCAGGCGACTCGCTGCCGGCGGCCTGCTGCTCAACCGGGCGCGGCGAATCCTGCAGCAGGTCCGCTGA
- a CDS encoding phage holin family protein, which produces MASSDGPVQRLFIIGKRLLASLVATGETRLRLAVLELEEERARLVTLLLLLGLSLVLLLLGLGMLVLLVVVLFWDTHRLAAMLLCAAVLLAGGGLTAALALRQARRHTLLKETLAQLALDRHLVEEQRDPSRQ; this is translated from the coding sequence ATGGCGTCGAGTGACGGACCGGTACAACGCCTGTTCATCATCGGCAAGCGGCTACTGGCTAGCCTGGTGGCCACCGGCGAGACGCGCCTGCGCCTCGCCGTGCTGGAGCTCGAGGAGGAGCGTGCCCGCCTCGTCACCCTGCTGCTGTTGCTGGGCCTGAGCCTGGTGCTGCTGCTGCTGGGGCTGGGCATGCTGGTGCTGCTGGTGGTGGTGCTGTTCTGGGATACCCACCGCCTGGCGGCCATGCTCCTCTGCGCCGCCGTGTTGCTGGCCGGCGGCGGCCTGACCGCCGCCCTGGCCCTGCGTCAGGCCCGCCGCCACACCCTGCTCAAGGAGACCCTGGCCCAGCTCGCCCTGGACCGCCACCTGGTGGAGGAGCAGCGTGACCCGTCGCGACAGTGA